One region of Lathamus discolor isolate bLatDis1 chromosome 2, bLatDis1.hap1, whole genome shotgun sequence genomic DNA includes:
- the PDCD6IP gene encoding programmed cell death 6-interacting protein isoform X4: MTNFISVQLKKAAEVDLAKPLCKFIQQSYPGGDAQAEHCRAAEELSKLRKSALGRPLDKHESALETLLRYYDQLCSIEPKFPFSENQVCVTFTWKDAFDKGSLFGGSAKLALASLGYEKTCVLFNCGALASQIAAEQNLDNDEGLKAAAKHYQFASGAFQHIKDTVLSALNREPTVDISPDTVGTLSLIMLAQAQEVFFLKATRDKMKDGIIAKLANQAADYYGDAYKQCQYKDTLPKEVFPVLAAKHCIMQANAEYHQSILAKQQKKFGEEIGRLQHAADLVKTVASRYDEYINVKDLVDKINRALTAAKKDNDFIYHDRVPDLKDLESIGKASLVKSTPVVVPLSQKFTDLFEKMVPLQVQQSVSVYNQRKADLVNRLIAQMREATNLANGVLASLNLPAAIEDVSGDTVPQSILTKSKSVIEQGGIQTVDQLIKDLPELLQRNKEILDESLRLLDEEEATDNDLRTKFKERWQRTPSNELYKPLRAEGANYHSILDKAVQADGQVRERYQSHRDTIALLCKPEAELNAAIPSANPAKTLQGSEVVNVLRTLLANLDEVKKEREQLENDLKSVNFDMTSKFLTALAQDGAINEEAISVTELDRIYGSYTQKVQESLKKQEELLKNIQNAHQDFSKMKQSNNESNLREEVLKNLAVANDNFVELVANLKEGTKFYNELTEILLKFQNKCSDIVFARKTERDELLKDLQQSIAREPSAPSIPLPTYQTTSAGGSKPAASSAPTPAPRTMGTKPQPPARPPPPVISAASSSSSTSAPSGTAPAAAPAAPPAPGASAPAANTAPSQAQGPPYPTYPGYPGYCQMPMPMGYNPYMYGQYNLPYAPSPVYQNPGQAPYPTPQQPGYLFPQQPYYPQQ; this comes from the exons ATGACGAACTTCATCTCGGTGCAGCTGAAGAAGGCCGCGGAGGTGGACTTGGCCAAGCCGCTGTGCAAGTTCATTCAGCAGAGCTACCCGGGCGGCGACGCGCAGGCCGAGCACTGCCGCGCCGCCGAGGAGCTCAGCAAGCTCCGCAAGAGCGCGCTCGGCCGCCCGCTCGACAAGCACGAGAGCGCGCTTGAGACCCTCCTCAG ATACTACGATCAGCTGTGTTCAATTGAACCAAAGTTTCCATTCTCTGAAAATCAG GTCTGTGTAACATTCACATGGAAAGATGCTTTTGATAAAGGATCACTTTTTGGAGGATCTGCCAAGTTGG CTCTGGCAAGTTTGGGGTATGAGAAGACCTGTGTTTTGTTCAACTGTGGGGCGTTGGCAAGCCAGATTGCAGCAGAACAGAATCTAGATAACGATGAAGGACTAAAAGCTGCAGCTAAGCATTATCAG TTTGCAAGTGGTGCTTTCCAACACATTAAAGACACGGTTTTGTCAGCATTGAATCGAGAACCTACAGTGGACATCTCTCCAGACACAGTTGGAACTCTCAGTCTTATAATGTTGGCTCAAGCCCAAGAAGTCTTTTTCTTGAAAGCTACAAGAG ATAAAATGAAAGATGGTATCATAGCTAAACTAGCTAATCAAGCCGCAGATTACTACGGAGATGCTTACAAACAATGTCAATATAAAGATACTTTGCCCAAG gagGTGTTTCCTGTTCTGGCTGCAAAGCACTGCATTATGCAGGCCAATGCAGAGTATCATCAGTCTATCCTggcaaaacagcagaagaaattcGGTGAAGAAATTGGGAGGTTACAG CATGCAGCAGACTTAGTGAAAACGGTGGCGTCTCGTTATGATGAATatataaatgtgaaagatcTGGTTGACAAAATCAACCGTGCGCTTACAGCCGCCAAGAAAGACAATGACTTCATTTACCATGACCGGGTTCCTGACCTGAAAGATTTGGAGTCCATTGGAAAAGCCAGTCTTGTAAAGTCCACTCCAGTTGTTGTTCCGCTCAGTCAGAAATTCACTG ACCTGTTTGAGAAGATGGTTCCATTGCAAGTTCAACAGTCTGTGAGTGTTTATAACCAGAGGAAGGCAGATCTAGTGAACAGGTTAATAGCCCAGATGAGAGAAGCCACAAATCTGGCAAATGG TGTGTTGGCTTCCCTCAATCTTCCTGCTGCTATTGAAGATGTGTCTGGGGATACTGTGCCTCAGTCTATTTTGACCAAGTCTAAGTCTGTGATTGAACAGGGAGGAATTCAGACTGTTGATCAGCTGATCAAAGATCTGCCTGAACTGCTACAAAGGAACAAGGAAATTTTAGATGAA TCACTAAGATTATTAGATGAAGAAGAAGCAACAGACAATGACCTGCGAACAAAATTCAAAGAGCGCTGGCAGAGAACTCCATCCAATGAGCTCTATAAGCCCTTACGGGCAG AGGGAGCAAACTACCACAGTATCTTGGATAAAGCTGTGCAAGCAGATGGCCAAGTTAGGGAGCGCTATCAGTCTCACCGGGACACCATTGCCCTCCTCTGTAAGCCTGAGGCAGAGCTCAATGCAGCCATTCCTTCTGCCAACCCAGCAAAAACATTACAAGGAAGCGAG GTTGTTAATGTCTTAAGAACTTTGCTGGCCAATCTGGATGAAGTTAAGAAGGAGAGAGAACAACTAGAAAATGACCTGAAATCAGTAAACTTTGACATGACGAGCAAATTCCTGACAGCGCTTGCACAGGATGGTGCTATAAATGAGGAGGCAATCTCTGTGACTGAGTTGGACAGAATTTATGGGAGTTACACACAGAAAGTGCAGGAGTCCctaaaaaagcaggaagaactTCTCAAAAATATTCAG AATGCACATCAGGATTTCTCAAAGATGAAACAATCAAACAATGAATCCAATTTAAGAGAAGAAGTTTTGAAGAACTTGGCTGTGGCAAATGACAACTTTGTGGAACTTGTTGCCAATTTAAAAGAAGGCACAAAG TTTTACAACGAGCTGACAGAAATCCTGCTGAAATTCCAAAACAAATGCAGTGACATTGTCTTTGCTCGCAAGACTGAAAGAGATGAACTGCTCAA agATTTGCAGCAAAGCATTGCTAGGGAACCCAGTGCTCCCTCTATTCCTCTGCCTACCTATCAGACCACATCAGCTGGAGGAAGCAAGCCTGCAGCATCGTCAGCTCCTACTCCAGCACCCAGAACCATG GGGACTAaaccacagccaccagcacgGCCACCACCACCAGTAATTTCTGCAGCAAGCAGTTCCTCTTCTACATCAGCACCCTCTggaacagctcctgctgctgctcctgctgctcctcctgctccaggagcCAGTGCACCTGCAGCAAACACTGCGCCATCGCAGGCACAGGGACCTCCTTACCCAACTTATCCAGGTTACCCAGG
- the PDCD6IP gene encoding programmed cell death 6-interacting protein isoform X2: MTNFISVQLKKAAEVDLAKPLCKFIQQSYPGGDAQAEHCRAAEELSKLRKSALGRPLDKHESALETLLRYYDQLCSIEPKFPFSENQVCVTFTWKDAFDKGSLFGGSAKLALASLGYEKTCVLFNCGALASQIAAEQNLDNDEGLKAAAKHYQFASGAFQHIKDTVLSALNREPTVDISPDTVGTLSLIMLAQAQEVFFLKATRDKMKDGIIAKLANQAADYYGDAYKQCQYKDTLPKYFYFQEVFPVLAAKHCIMQANAEYHQSILAKQQKKFGEEIGRLQHAADLVKTVASRYDEYINVKDLVDKINRALTAAKKDNDFIYHDRVPDLKDLESIGKASLVKSTPVVVPLSQKFTDLFEKMVPLQVQQSVSVYNQRKADLVNRLIAQMREATNLANGVLASLNLPAAIEDVSGDTVPQSILTKSKSVIEQGGIQTVDQLIKDLPELLQRNKEILDESLRLLDEEEATDNDLRTKFKERWQRTPSNELYKPLRAEGANYHSILDKAVQADGQVRERYQSHRDTIALLCKPEAELNAAIPSANPAKTLQGSEVVNVLRTLLANLDEVKKEREQLENDLKSVNFDMTSKFLTALAQDGAINEEAISVTELDRIYGSYTQKVQESLKKQEELLKNIQNAHQDFSKMKQSNNESNLREEVLKNLAVANDNFVELVANLKEGTKFYNELTEILLKFQNKCSDIVFARKTERDELLKDLQQSIAREPSAPSIPLPTYQTTSAGGSKPAASSAPTPAPRTMGTKPQPPARPPPPVISAASSSSSTSAPSGTAPAAAPAAPPAPGASAPAANTAPSQAQGPPYPTYPGYPGYCQMPMPMGYNPYMYGQYNLPYAPSPVYQNPGQAPYPTPQQPGYLFPQQPYYPQQ; the protein is encoded by the exons ATGACGAACTTCATCTCGGTGCAGCTGAAGAAGGCCGCGGAGGTGGACTTGGCCAAGCCGCTGTGCAAGTTCATTCAGCAGAGCTACCCGGGCGGCGACGCGCAGGCCGAGCACTGCCGCGCCGCCGAGGAGCTCAGCAAGCTCCGCAAGAGCGCGCTCGGCCGCCCGCTCGACAAGCACGAGAGCGCGCTTGAGACCCTCCTCAG ATACTACGATCAGCTGTGTTCAATTGAACCAAAGTTTCCATTCTCTGAAAATCAG GTCTGTGTAACATTCACATGGAAAGATGCTTTTGATAAAGGATCACTTTTTGGAGGATCTGCCAAGTTGG CTCTGGCAAGTTTGGGGTATGAGAAGACCTGTGTTTTGTTCAACTGTGGGGCGTTGGCAAGCCAGATTGCAGCAGAACAGAATCTAGATAACGATGAAGGACTAAAAGCTGCAGCTAAGCATTATCAG TTTGCAAGTGGTGCTTTCCAACACATTAAAGACACGGTTTTGTCAGCATTGAATCGAGAACCTACAGTGGACATCTCTCCAGACACAGTTGGAACTCTCAGTCTTATAATGTTGGCTCAAGCCCAAGAAGTCTTTTTCTTGAAAGCTACAAGAG ATAAAATGAAAGATGGTATCATAGCTAAACTAGCTAATCAAGCCGCAGATTACTACGGAGATGCTTACAAACAATGTCAATATAAAGATACTTTGCCCAAG tatttttatttccaggagGTGTTTCCTGTTCTGGCTGCAAAGCACTGCATTATGCAGGCCAATGCAGAGTATCATCAGTCTATCCTggcaaaacagcagaagaaattcGGTGAAGAAATTGGGAGGTTACAG CATGCAGCAGACTTAGTGAAAACGGTGGCGTCTCGTTATGATGAATatataaatgtgaaagatcTGGTTGACAAAATCAACCGTGCGCTTACAGCCGCCAAGAAAGACAATGACTTCATTTACCATGACCGGGTTCCTGACCTGAAAGATTTGGAGTCCATTGGAAAAGCCAGTCTTGTAAAGTCCACTCCAGTTGTTGTTCCGCTCAGTCAGAAATTCACTG ACCTGTTTGAGAAGATGGTTCCATTGCAAGTTCAACAGTCTGTGAGTGTTTATAACCAGAGGAAGGCAGATCTAGTGAACAGGTTAATAGCCCAGATGAGAGAAGCCACAAATCTGGCAAATGG TGTGTTGGCTTCCCTCAATCTTCCTGCTGCTATTGAAGATGTGTCTGGGGATACTGTGCCTCAGTCTATTTTGACCAAGTCTAAGTCTGTGATTGAACAGGGAGGAATTCAGACTGTTGATCAGCTGATCAAAGATCTGCCTGAACTGCTACAAAGGAACAAGGAAATTTTAGATGAA TCACTAAGATTATTAGATGAAGAAGAAGCAACAGACAATGACCTGCGAACAAAATTCAAAGAGCGCTGGCAGAGAACTCCATCCAATGAGCTCTATAAGCCCTTACGGGCAG AGGGAGCAAACTACCACAGTATCTTGGATAAAGCTGTGCAAGCAGATGGCCAAGTTAGGGAGCGCTATCAGTCTCACCGGGACACCATTGCCCTCCTCTGTAAGCCTGAGGCAGAGCTCAATGCAGCCATTCCTTCTGCCAACCCAGCAAAAACATTACAAGGAAGCGAG GTTGTTAATGTCTTAAGAACTTTGCTGGCCAATCTGGATGAAGTTAAGAAGGAGAGAGAACAACTAGAAAATGACCTGAAATCAGTAAACTTTGACATGACGAGCAAATTCCTGACAGCGCTTGCACAGGATGGTGCTATAAATGAGGAGGCAATCTCTGTGACTGAGTTGGACAGAATTTATGGGAGTTACACACAGAAAGTGCAGGAGTCCctaaaaaagcaggaagaactTCTCAAAAATATTCAG AATGCACATCAGGATTTCTCAAAGATGAAACAATCAAACAATGAATCCAATTTAAGAGAAGAAGTTTTGAAGAACTTGGCTGTGGCAAATGACAACTTTGTGGAACTTGTTGCCAATTTAAAAGAAGGCACAAAG TTTTACAACGAGCTGACAGAAATCCTGCTGAAATTCCAAAACAAATGCAGTGACATTGTCTTTGCTCGCAAGACTGAAAGAGATGAACTGCTCAA agATTTGCAGCAAAGCATTGCTAGGGAACCCAGTGCTCCCTCTATTCCTCTGCCTACCTATCAGACCACATCAGCTGGAGGAAGCAAGCCTGCAGCATCGTCAGCTCCTACTCCAGCACCCAGAACCATG GGGACTAaaccacagccaccagcacgGCCACCACCACCAGTAATTTCTGCAGCAAGCAGTTCCTCTTCTACATCAGCACCCTCTggaacagctcctgctgctgctcctgctgctcctcctgctccaggagcCAGTGCACCTGCAGCAAACACTGCGCCATCGCAGGCACAGGGACCTCCTTACCCAACTTATCCAGGTTACCCAGG
- the PDCD6IP gene encoding programmed cell death 6-interacting protein isoform X1: MTNFISVQLKKAAEVDLAKPLCKFIQQSYPGGDAQAEHCRAAEELSKLRKSALGRPLDKHESALETLLRYYDQLCSIEPKFPFSENQVCVTFTWKDAFDKGSLFGGSAKLALASLGYEKTCVLFNCGALASQIAAEQNLDNDEGLKAAAKHYQFASGAFQHIKDTVLSALNREPTVDISPDTVGTLSLIMLAQAQEVFFLKATRDKMKDGIIAKLANQAADYYGDAYKQCQYKDTLPKYFYFQEVFPVLAAKHCIMQANAEYHQSILAKQQKKFGEEIGRLQHAADLVKTVASRYDEYINVKDLVDKINRALTAAKKDNDFIYHDRVPDLKDLESIGKASLVKSTPVVVPLSQKFTDLFEKMVPLQVQQSVSVYNQRKADLVNRLIAQMREATNLANGVLASLNLPAAIEDVSGDTVPQSILTKSKSVIEQGGIQTVDQLIKDLPELLQRNKEILDESLRLLDEEEATDNDLRTKFKERWQRTPSNELYKPLRAEGANYHSILDKAVQADGQVRERYQSHRDTIALLCKPEAELNAAIPSANPAKTLQGSEVVNVLRTLLANLDEVKKEREQLENDLKSVNFDMTSKFLTALAQDGAINEEAISVTELDRIYGSYTQKVQESLKKQEELLKNIQNAHQDFSKMKQSNNESNLREEVLKNLAVANDNFVELVANLKEGTKFYNELTEILLKFQNKCSDIVFARKTERDELLKDLQQSIAREPSAPSIPLPTYQTTSAGGSKPAASSAPTPAPRTMVGTKPQPPARPPPPVISAASSSSSTSAPSGTAPAAAPAAPPAPGASAPAANTAPSQAQGPPYPTYPGYPGYCQMPMPMGYNPYMYGQYNLPYAPSPVYQNPGQAPYPTPQQPGYLFPQQPYYPQQ; the protein is encoded by the exons ATGACGAACTTCATCTCGGTGCAGCTGAAGAAGGCCGCGGAGGTGGACTTGGCCAAGCCGCTGTGCAAGTTCATTCAGCAGAGCTACCCGGGCGGCGACGCGCAGGCCGAGCACTGCCGCGCCGCCGAGGAGCTCAGCAAGCTCCGCAAGAGCGCGCTCGGCCGCCCGCTCGACAAGCACGAGAGCGCGCTTGAGACCCTCCTCAG ATACTACGATCAGCTGTGTTCAATTGAACCAAAGTTTCCATTCTCTGAAAATCAG GTCTGTGTAACATTCACATGGAAAGATGCTTTTGATAAAGGATCACTTTTTGGAGGATCTGCCAAGTTGG CTCTGGCAAGTTTGGGGTATGAGAAGACCTGTGTTTTGTTCAACTGTGGGGCGTTGGCAAGCCAGATTGCAGCAGAACAGAATCTAGATAACGATGAAGGACTAAAAGCTGCAGCTAAGCATTATCAG TTTGCAAGTGGTGCTTTCCAACACATTAAAGACACGGTTTTGTCAGCATTGAATCGAGAACCTACAGTGGACATCTCTCCAGACACAGTTGGAACTCTCAGTCTTATAATGTTGGCTCAAGCCCAAGAAGTCTTTTTCTTGAAAGCTACAAGAG ATAAAATGAAAGATGGTATCATAGCTAAACTAGCTAATCAAGCCGCAGATTACTACGGAGATGCTTACAAACAATGTCAATATAAAGATACTTTGCCCAAG tatttttatttccaggagGTGTTTCCTGTTCTGGCTGCAAAGCACTGCATTATGCAGGCCAATGCAGAGTATCATCAGTCTATCCTggcaaaacagcagaagaaattcGGTGAAGAAATTGGGAGGTTACAG CATGCAGCAGACTTAGTGAAAACGGTGGCGTCTCGTTATGATGAATatataaatgtgaaagatcTGGTTGACAAAATCAACCGTGCGCTTACAGCCGCCAAGAAAGACAATGACTTCATTTACCATGACCGGGTTCCTGACCTGAAAGATTTGGAGTCCATTGGAAAAGCCAGTCTTGTAAAGTCCACTCCAGTTGTTGTTCCGCTCAGTCAGAAATTCACTG ACCTGTTTGAGAAGATGGTTCCATTGCAAGTTCAACAGTCTGTGAGTGTTTATAACCAGAGGAAGGCAGATCTAGTGAACAGGTTAATAGCCCAGATGAGAGAAGCCACAAATCTGGCAAATGG TGTGTTGGCTTCCCTCAATCTTCCTGCTGCTATTGAAGATGTGTCTGGGGATACTGTGCCTCAGTCTATTTTGACCAAGTCTAAGTCTGTGATTGAACAGGGAGGAATTCAGACTGTTGATCAGCTGATCAAAGATCTGCCTGAACTGCTACAAAGGAACAAGGAAATTTTAGATGAA TCACTAAGATTATTAGATGAAGAAGAAGCAACAGACAATGACCTGCGAACAAAATTCAAAGAGCGCTGGCAGAGAACTCCATCCAATGAGCTCTATAAGCCCTTACGGGCAG AGGGAGCAAACTACCACAGTATCTTGGATAAAGCTGTGCAAGCAGATGGCCAAGTTAGGGAGCGCTATCAGTCTCACCGGGACACCATTGCCCTCCTCTGTAAGCCTGAGGCAGAGCTCAATGCAGCCATTCCTTCTGCCAACCCAGCAAAAACATTACAAGGAAGCGAG GTTGTTAATGTCTTAAGAACTTTGCTGGCCAATCTGGATGAAGTTAAGAAGGAGAGAGAACAACTAGAAAATGACCTGAAATCAGTAAACTTTGACATGACGAGCAAATTCCTGACAGCGCTTGCACAGGATGGTGCTATAAATGAGGAGGCAATCTCTGTGACTGAGTTGGACAGAATTTATGGGAGTTACACACAGAAAGTGCAGGAGTCCctaaaaaagcaggaagaactTCTCAAAAATATTCAG AATGCACATCAGGATTTCTCAAAGATGAAACAATCAAACAATGAATCCAATTTAAGAGAAGAAGTTTTGAAGAACTTGGCTGTGGCAAATGACAACTTTGTGGAACTTGTTGCCAATTTAAAAGAAGGCACAAAG TTTTACAACGAGCTGACAGAAATCCTGCTGAAATTCCAAAACAAATGCAGTGACATTGTCTTTGCTCGCAAGACTGAAAGAGATGAACTGCTCAA agATTTGCAGCAAAGCATTGCTAGGGAACCCAGTGCTCCCTCTATTCCTCTGCCTACCTATCAGACCACATCAGCTGGAGGAAGCAAGCCTGCAGCATCGTCAGCTCCTACTCCAGCACCCAGAACCATGGTG GGGACTAaaccacagccaccagcacgGCCACCACCACCAGTAATTTCTGCAGCAAGCAGTTCCTCTTCTACATCAGCACCCTCTggaacagctcctgctgctgctcctgctgctcctcctgctccaggagcCAGTGCACCTGCAGCAAACACTGCGCCATCGCAGGCACAGGGACCTCCTTACCCAACTTATCCAGGTTACCCAGG
- the PDCD6IP gene encoding programmed cell death 6-interacting protein isoform X3 — MTNFISVQLKKAAEVDLAKPLCKFIQQSYPGGDAQAEHCRAAEELSKLRKSALGRPLDKHESALETLLRYYDQLCSIEPKFPFSENQVCVTFTWKDAFDKGSLFGGSAKLALASLGYEKTCVLFNCGALASQIAAEQNLDNDEGLKAAAKHYQFASGAFQHIKDTVLSALNREPTVDISPDTVGTLSLIMLAQAQEVFFLKATRDKMKDGIIAKLANQAADYYGDAYKQCQYKDTLPKEVFPVLAAKHCIMQANAEYHQSILAKQQKKFGEEIGRLQHAADLVKTVASRYDEYINVKDLVDKINRALTAAKKDNDFIYHDRVPDLKDLESIGKASLVKSTPVVVPLSQKFTDLFEKMVPLQVQQSVSVYNQRKADLVNRLIAQMREATNLANGVLASLNLPAAIEDVSGDTVPQSILTKSKSVIEQGGIQTVDQLIKDLPELLQRNKEILDESLRLLDEEEATDNDLRTKFKERWQRTPSNELYKPLRAEGANYHSILDKAVQADGQVRERYQSHRDTIALLCKPEAELNAAIPSANPAKTLQGSEVVNVLRTLLANLDEVKKEREQLENDLKSVNFDMTSKFLTALAQDGAINEEAISVTELDRIYGSYTQKVQESLKKQEELLKNIQNAHQDFSKMKQSNNESNLREEVLKNLAVANDNFVELVANLKEGTKFYNELTEILLKFQNKCSDIVFARKTERDELLKDLQQSIAREPSAPSIPLPTYQTTSAGGSKPAASSAPTPAPRTMVGTKPQPPARPPPPVISAASSSSSTSAPSGTAPAAAPAAPPAPGASAPAANTAPSQAQGPPYPTYPGYPGYCQMPMPMGYNPYMYGQYNLPYAPSPVYQNPGQAPYPTPQQPGYLFPQQPYYPQQ, encoded by the exons ATGACGAACTTCATCTCGGTGCAGCTGAAGAAGGCCGCGGAGGTGGACTTGGCCAAGCCGCTGTGCAAGTTCATTCAGCAGAGCTACCCGGGCGGCGACGCGCAGGCCGAGCACTGCCGCGCCGCCGAGGAGCTCAGCAAGCTCCGCAAGAGCGCGCTCGGCCGCCCGCTCGACAAGCACGAGAGCGCGCTTGAGACCCTCCTCAG ATACTACGATCAGCTGTGTTCAATTGAACCAAAGTTTCCATTCTCTGAAAATCAG GTCTGTGTAACATTCACATGGAAAGATGCTTTTGATAAAGGATCACTTTTTGGAGGATCTGCCAAGTTGG CTCTGGCAAGTTTGGGGTATGAGAAGACCTGTGTTTTGTTCAACTGTGGGGCGTTGGCAAGCCAGATTGCAGCAGAACAGAATCTAGATAACGATGAAGGACTAAAAGCTGCAGCTAAGCATTATCAG TTTGCAAGTGGTGCTTTCCAACACATTAAAGACACGGTTTTGTCAGCATTGAATCGAGAACCTACAGTGGACATCTCTCCAGACACAGTTGGAACTCTCAGTCTTATAATGTTGGCTCAAGCCCAAGAAGTCTTTTTCTTGAAAGCTACAAGAG ATAAAATGAAAGATGGTATCATAGCTAAACTAGCTAATCAAGCCGCAGATTACTACGGAGATGCTTACAAACAATGTCAATATAAAGATACTTTGCCCAAG gagGTGTTTCCTGTTCTGGCTGCAAAGCACTGCATTATGCAGGCCAATGCAGAGTATCATCAGTCTATCCTggcaaaacagcagaagaaattcGGTGAAGAAATTGGGAGGTTACAG CATGCAGCAGACTTAGTGAAAACGGTGGCGTCTCGTTATGATGAATatataaatgtgaaagatcTGGTTGACAAAATCAACCGTGCGCTTACAGCCGCCAAGAAAGACAATGACTTCATTTACCATGACCGGGTTCCTGACCTGAAAGATTTGGAGTCCATTGGAAAAGCCAGTCTTGTAAAGTCCACTCCAGTTGTTGTTCCGCTCAGTCAGAAATTCACTG ACCTGTTTGAGAAGATGGTTCCATTGCAAGTTCAACAGTCTGTGAGTGTTTATAACCAGAGGAAGGCAGATCTAGTGAACAGGTTAATAGCCCAGATGAGAGAAGCCACAAATCTGGCAAATGG TGTGTTGGCTTCCCTCAATCTTCCTGCTGCTATTGAAGATGTGTCTGGGGATACTGTGCCTCAGTCTATTTTGACCAAGTCTAAGTCTGTGATTGAACAGGGAGGAATTCAGACTGTTGATCAGCTGATCAAAGATCTGCCTGAACTGCTACAAAGGAACAAGGAAATTTTAGATGAA TCACTAAGATTATTAGATGAAGAAGAAGCAACAGACAATGACCTGCGAACAAAATTCAAAGAGCGCTGGCAGAGAACTCCATCCAATGAGCTCTATAAGCCCTTACGGGCAG AGGGAGCAAACTACCACAGTATCTTGGATAAAGCTGTGCAAGCAGATGGCCAAGTTAGGGAGCGCTATCAGTCTCACCGGGACACCATTGCCCTCCTCTGTAAGCCTGAGGCAGAGCTCAATGCAGCCATTCCTTCTGCCAACCCAGCAAAAACATTACAAGGAAGCGAG GTTGTTAATGTCTTAAGAACTTTGCTGGCCAATCTGGATGAAGTTAAGAAGGAGAGAGAACAACTAGAAAATGACCTGAAATCAGTAAACTTTGACATGACGAGCAAATTCCTGACAGCGCTTGCACAGGATGGTGCTATAAATGAGGAGGCAATCTCTGTGACTGAGTTGGACAGAATTTATGGGAGTTACACACAGAAAGTGCAGGAGTCCctaaaaaagcaggaagaactTCTCAAAAATATTCAG AATGCACATCAGGATTTCTCAAAGATGAAACAATCAAACAATGAATCCAATTTAAGAGAAGAAGTTTTGAAGAACTTGGCTGTGGCAAATGACAACTTTGTGGAACTTGTTGCCAATTTAAAAGAAGGCACAAAG TTTTACAACGAGCTGACAGAAATCCTGCTGAAATTCCAAAACAAATGCAGTGACATTGTCTTTGCTCGCAAGACTGAAAGAGATGAACTGCTCAA agATTTGCAGCAAAGCATTGCTAGGGAACCCAGTGCTCCCTCTATTCCTCTGCCTACCTATCAGACCACATCAGCTGGAGGAAGCAAGCCTGCAGCATCGTCAGCTCCTACTCCAGCACCCAGAACCATGGTG GGGACTAaaccacagccaccagcacgGCCACCACCACCAGTAATTTCTGCAGCAAGCAGTTCCTCTTCTACATCAGCACCCTCTggaacagctcctgctgctgctcctgctgctcctcctgctccaggagcCAGTGCACCTGCAGCAAACACTGCGCCATCGCAGGCACAGGGACCTCCTTACCCAACTTATCCAGGTTACCCAGG